The window AGTTCGTGTTGAGCTGGCAGAGGCACCCGACGCTGGCGGCGCACCGGACAAGGTCCATGAGAAGGCCCCACGCCAGGGTCGGCTCCCCGCCCGTGAAGGAGACCTTGCTCGGCCGGATCTCACGGATCAGGTCCTCGAGGGCGTGCCGGTCGGCCTGATGAGGAGGTCTGCCGTCGGGACTGCCGCAGTAGGCGCACCGGTACTGGCACGCAGTCGTGAGCTGGAGCTCGAGATGGTCCGGTCCGGTGAGGGTCGACGAGGGCACCTGATGCATAGCGCCACCCCCGATCGTACTGCTGCCGTCATCGTTCGCCCCCTGCAGGCTCGGGGGGCGGCCACCTCTGAGAAGAGTCCGCCCGTTCAGGGTACCGGAGGAGGAGTTCGGCGTCAAAGCGGCCCGCAGAGCGGCACAGTTGCTATTCGCAAGCATAGCACAAAGCGTGCCGTGCGCCAACCGCTGGGTGCTGCTCCCCGACCGGGCCGCCGCGGGAGCCACCCTCCCACCGTATCGCCCAAAAAAACGGGGCGGCGGCCACTCGGGCCCCGCCCCGTTCGCTCCTCGTTCCCGGGCTTGCGCGACTAGAAGAGACCCGGCGTCACGCCCTTCCAGTCCTCCGTGAGGTAGATCTCACGACGGCACGTGGGACACATGATGAGGTAGCCGTCCTGGCGTGACTCCGTCTTCTCGTCCGGGCGCTCGGACGGGTCGACCGTCAGACCCAGTCGCCGGTGCTGAGCGACCGTGAGGGTCGGGTTCGCGACCGCGAGCGAGCCGACCTTCCTCGCGATCCAGCGCAGCTGGTCGATGGTGGTCACGACGCCCCCGCAGTGTTCGCAGCGCACGAGCTCCTTCTCGATGACCTGCTCTGCCTGCTTCCGGTCGAAGACGGCAAGGTCGAAGCGGTGCGAGAGGATGATGCCCTTCGTGGTCGTGCAGTTGGCCTGGCACTGCCCGCAGTAGATGCAGTTGTCGAAGTGATGGATGAGAGTGCGCTTGTCACCCTCGTCGATGACATCGATCGTCCTCGCAGGACACACCTCCGCACACGCCCCGCACCCGATGCAGTCGTCCTCGTGCCACTCCGGGAGACCCCGGAAGGCCTCGGCCGGCTGAAGCGGCTCGAACGGGAACTTCGTCGTGTATGGCGCCTTGACCAGTGAGGTCAGGGCCTCCTTGAGTTCGCGAAGCTTCGGCTTCTTCATGTCGTGGCGTCTCCCGTTTCGCGTCTCGTGCGCCGCCCCCGAGAGGAGGCCCGCGTCTCACCCGCCGACTCCCCGTGCGCCCGGTCTTCCGGAGCGGCTCGAGAAGCAGGCGTCAGGTCGTCCACGTTCGCACGCGGGTCCGACCCGAGAACCCGTCGTCCCTACTGCCCCGTGTCCTCGTGGTACCTGTCGACCACCGAGCGCTCCCAGAGAGGCACGCCGGCGATGTGTGCGCCTCTCGCGAGAGCGTGGCTGCCGGTCGGCGAGGTCCAGAGGACGAACGTCGCGGCCAGGAGCGCCTTGATGCCCATGGCGTTCCAGCCCGAGTGGACCAGGACGCCGACGAGGATCAGGCATGTTCCCAGCGTCACGCACTTGGTCGCCGCCTGGAGCCTGTTGTAGACATCCGGGAGCCTGAGAAGCCCGAGCGCGCCGACGAGGTCGAAGAACACGCCGACGGATATGAGAATGACCGCCGCGATGCTCTGGCTACTCATC of the Candidatus Effluviviaceae Genus V sp. genome contains:
- a CDS encoding 4Fe-4S dicluster domain-containing protein, with product MKKPKLRELKEALTSLVKAPYTTKFPFEPLQPAEAFRGLPEWHEDDCIGCGACAEVCPARTIDVIDEGDKRTLIHHFDNCIYCGQCQANCTTTKGIILSHRFDLAVFDRKQAEQVIEKELVRCEHCGGVVTTIDQLRWIARKVGSLAVANPTLTVAQHRRLGLTVDPSERPDEKTESRQDGYLIMCPTCRREIYLTEDWKGVTPGLF
- a CDS encoding Na+/H+ antiporter subunit G is translated as MSSQSIAAVILISVGVFFDLVGALGLLRLPDVYNRLQAATKCVTLGTCLILVGVLVHSGWNAMGIKALLAATFVLWTSPTGSHALARGAHIAGVPLWERSVVDRYHEDTGQ